In the genome of Methanococcoides burtonii DSM 6242, the window AGTCCATGCTGGAAAACCAAATCTATTAGCCTCTATCACCGGTACACCAATGAGTACTATCACAAAAAAGAATAGGAGAAGTATGCCTAATGTGGCGAGAATCGAAATGAGAAGAACGCCAGAAAGATACCTGTCATACCCCATATTCAGCCTGGACCTTAGAAGGTCCCGCCTCAAATTAAAATACTTTGAACGTTTGTCCACATAGTATTTACCAAAGAGCGCAAAAGCTATACTGAAATATTTATCCATTCAGATCCTGCCTTACAAGTTTCATTAATGTTTCAGGCTCACGCTTATGCGCAACCACTATCTTAGAGAAGTCTCTGAAGTAGGTGATATTCTTCAAGCGCGCCCATTCAATGACGTCTTGGCGTTCCTGCAATTCTTCCTTGACCTTAACATCATCCCAGCCTCTTGAATCCATTAGATCATCTAGAATGTAGGAACGACCTGAATACTGGAATAAGTCCTTTGACGCGTTCCATACAAATACCTCGTTCGTTAGAAGTTCACCAGTTCTCGGATCAACCCCTATGATCTCAGTAAGCGATTTACACCTCCTTACCCGCTCATCCCCAACTTTCACCTGTGCCTGAATTGCCACAATATCAAGTGCCTGTATCATGATCCTGGGAACATTGATAGGAGGATTCTCAAGCCTGTGCACGATTGATTGTACGGAATCTGCATGCATGGTAGAAAATGTTGTGTGTCCTGTGGACATCGCCTGGAAAAGCACATATGCTTCAGCACCCCTAACTTCACCCACAAGAATAAATTCTGGACGCTGACGAAGTGCAGCCTTTAAAAGTTCATACATTTCAATAGAACCTTTATTTTCACCTCCAAACGCTTCACGTGTGACTCCAGGTATCCAATTCGGGTGAGCAAGGTTCAATTCTCTTGTATCTTCGATCGAAACAATTTTCATTTCAGGCTGAATAAAAGTAGAAACAGCATTCATCGCTGTGGTCTTGCCTGAAGCAGTGCCACCCGCGAAAATGAGACTCCTACTTGAATCAACAGCAAGCCATAGATATGCCAGCATTGCATTCGAAAATGTATGATAGCTTAAAAGATCGGAAGGTGTGATTGGATTCTCATTGAATCTACGAATAGTGAACGTACTTCCCCTTGTAGTAATCTCCCTTCCAAGAGTCATCTGTATACGGGAACCATCAGGTAATGTTGCATCTAAGAGTGGATTTGCAATGGAAATGTGTTTGCCACAAATTTGAGCTAACCTTATGATCAAAGCATTTAATCCATCTTCCTCATCAAAAATTACATTTGAAGGTATAGATTCGTACTTTTTATGATAAACATAGACAGGCGTGTTAGGGCCATCACCCGAAATATCCTCGATCTCCAGATCGCGCATAATAGCATCAACTTCACCGTAGCCAAGGTAATCACGAATAATAAAATAACTGATCTTTTCACGAGTTATGGTGGTGATTCTTATCCTGTAATCGTGTAGGAAAGAATTAACATTTGACCTCAAATACTCTTCGGAATCAATTCTGTTCATACTTTTCAGATGAGTATCCATAACTTCACCAAGACGTTCTTTTACCATCTTGAAAAGTTTTGTTTCCTCTTCTGAGAGTTCAGGTTCAAGTACCTGATATAAATATTCATGAATTTCGGGATTATAAACTACCCTAATGTAAGAATATGGCGGGTTCACATTATAGAATTCAATTTCATCATAAACAGAATCTTCTGGGAGAGTTATTTCCACAAGAGGACCATGTATTGCAATATCATAATCATCCATTTCAAAAGATTTGGCGCGAACCATATTCAAGAACTTCTGGATGAACGATTCAGGTTTGATCTCAAGGGGGAGAACCTCTGGAATAGGGTGCTCTGAAACAATTTCTTTCAGGGTCTTTTCCCATGCAGAACTAATCTCGCCTGATAAATTGGTGCTTTTATCAATATTTTTTTTCTTAAAATTGAGTAATTCCCCAATATCACTCTCTAACTCTTCTTGAGAAAGGAGCTCGGTCTGAGAATCAGCTTCCACAATCTCTACAATATTTGATAATATGTCTTCAGGAGGTTCACTTGTACCTACTTCTGAAGATTTATCCAAGGGCAAACCGTCATCCATCCCATCGATTGCATTCATTACGATATTCTCCGCAGATACTTTTTCGTCTTTTTTTGCATCGAACTCATTATCAGAACTTTCTATCATTCTACCAAACCTTTTGTGATCGATATTCTTTATGGACCAAAATAGAGGGACTTCCCCATAATATGTCTTCATTATTATGCAGATCGAGTACATTGCTTACTGCAAGTTGCACAGCATTATCATCATTATTATCATCATGGTGTCGTTTTATAAAAGATTATTGGTAATATAAAAACAAAACTAGTATCAACACAACCCAGAAAGGTCAGCCAATGTAAACCTATATATCCAGAAAAATGAAAGTACTAAAGACATAAAGGTGAGACAATGCAACTAAAAGTACAACCCATTGATGTCAAAGTAGGCAAATATAAAGTGATCCTGAACACAATTGATGCTAAGGAGCTAGGTGTCCATGAAGGAGACAGGGTACGTATAAAGAACCACGTGACCCTAACAGCCATCGTAGATTTTACGGAAGATATGATATCACCTGGCATGATAGGGTTATACCATGAAGTGAAAGAGGCACTGAGTAAGGAATGGACCGAGACGGTCGAAGTATTCCCTGCTGAAAAACCAAAGTCAACCTATATTATAAGAAAGACAATGGATGGACAGAAGCTCACAAAGGAAGAGATAGACATACTCGTGAAGGACATTGTCGAAGAGAACCTTGCCGAGATAGAAATTGCTGCATTCCTTACTGCAACATATATAAACGACATGACCGATGATGAAACCGAATGGCTTACACGTGCCATGATAGATTCTGGGGACAAGCTGGAATTCGATACCCATCCAATAATGGACAAGCATTCCATCGGAGGAGTTCCCGGAAATAAGATCTCATTGCTCATCGTTCCCATAGTAGCTGCAAACGGATTACTTATCCCAAAGACCAGCTCAAGGGCAATCACTGGTGCAGGAGGGACTGCAGACCTGATGGAGATACTTGCACCTGTTGAGTTCGATGCTGCTGAGATCAAGAGGATGACCGAAGAGGTTGGTGGCGTACTTGTCTGGGGTGGTGCTACCAATATTGCACCTGCGGATGATAAGCTCATAAAGGTCGAATACCCGCTTTCAATTGACCCGCATTGCCAGATGCTTGCATCCATCATGGCAAAGAAAGGTGCCATTGGTGCAGACCATGTCGTAATGGACATACCCACCGGACCCGGTACAAAGATCAAGAACGTACAGGAAGGAAGAAAGCTCGCAAGGGACCTGATCAATCTTGGTGACAGGCTTGGTATGGATGTGGATTGTGCTCTGACCTATGGTGCCTCCCCCGTGGGACGCACTATAGGACCTGCACTTGAAGTGATCGAGGCATTGAAGGTCCTTGAGAGCTTTGAGGGACCGAACAGCTTGATAGAGAAGAGTGCATCACTTGCAGGAATGCTTCTTGAGATGGGGAATGTGGCTGGCAAAGACAAGGGATATGACCTTGCCATTGAGACCCTGAAGAACGGAAAAGCACTGACGAAGTTCAAAGAGATCATCAAGATACAGGGCGGTAATCCTGATGTGACCCACAAAGACATTTCCGTGGGAGAGTTCACTGAAGATATCATTGCCCCTAATAACGGATATATACTTGAGATGGACAACAAGCGCCTTGTTCAGATCGCAAGGCTCGCAGGAGCACCTAATGACAAAGGTGCAGGAATACTTTTGCATAGGAAACAGGGAGAACCTTTGAAAGAAGGCGATCCTGTGATGACCATTTATGCAGAGAAGAAATCAAAACTTGAAAACGCGGTCAAGAGCGCAAAGGAAAGACCACCGTTCATTGTAGAGGGAATGATGCTGGAGCGCATCCAGAGTTTCAAGGAGATATAATTATAATGCAAAAAATTGTGATACTCCGACTCGGACATCGTCCTGAGAGGGACAAGAGAATAACCACCCACGTAGGCCTTACAGCCCGCGCCCTCGGTGCTGAAGGCATGCTCTTGGCATCCAATGATAAAGGAATTAAAAATGCCATCGAGGATGTAGCCGAGCGCTGGGGAGGGGACTTCTATGTTGAAAATGATGTCAACTGGAAGAGCGAGATCGAAAAATGGAAAGAGGAAGGCGGGAAAGTATGCCACCTTTCCATGTACGGGATCAATCTTCCTGATGCTGCCGGAGAGATCAAGTTGTGCGATAAGCTCATGATAGTGGTTGGTGCTGAAAAAGTTCCAACCGAGATATACGATCTGGCTGACTGGAACGTTGCTATTGGAAATCAGCCACATTCCGAAGTTGCTGCTGTTGCACTCACAATGGACAGGATAGCACAGGAAGAGCCGCTAAAGCGCGAATTTGGATATGCAGAACTCACTATTGTTCCAATGGAACGCGGAAAACGAGTTATTAACAATGTGAAAGAAGAGTGAGAACTTCGTTTTTCACTCATCCATTATTTCACATTTATTTTTAGATTTATTCCATAACATATACATATAAGTAAATTCTTTAGAAAATCATGTCTATTTTTGATCGGCTGTTGCAATTAAATCCAAATCAAATCCCATTAGAAGATTTCTTTACAGAAATATTTACTTTTGTTTTAGAGAATGAGCAGTCATTCTTTCTCTCTTTTTTAACCCACTTTAAAATTACTGAAGCTATAGAACCAATTGCAACAATATGGACTCAGCAAACATACAAAGCATTAGATTATCATTTCTCAGATAGCAGACCAGATATTTGCATTGAAATAAATAATGCCTCACATAATGAACTCATTTTTGTAGAGTCTAAAATAGGTTCATCCGAAGGATATGACCAACTGAAAAGATATGCAGAGCAACTTGATCAACTTAATCACTTTGGAAAAAAGAAACTGGTGTATATCACTCGCGATCATGAGAACAAGGATGAAAACAAAATATTTGCCGGATGCAATAACGAAGATGAACTATATTTTATTCAAATAAGATGGTATGAAATATACAATTTTTTGTCCACATATTACAAACAAACTGATAGTGAAGACATATTAATAAGAGAAACATTAAATTTTATGGAAGAACATAATATGGCAACTAATAACTGTTTTAATACGATTGATATTTTGGCACTAACTAACTTCAGAAAAGTTCAACAAATGATGGATGAGACGATCTACGGAATTGTCTCCGATAAATTCGAAACAGAGATAGGGAAAGTGTCACAAAGGGCATCCTGTTTGACACAACTAAGAGATTTTAATCGGTATGTTTGCGTCCGCTATAATCAGAATTATAGATTTAATGTTCTCCTTGGATATTGGATTGATACCAAGAATATAACTTCATATCCAAGCTATGGAATTTGTTTAGAAGTTTCACCTACATGCGAACAGAGAAAAGAGATAATTGAGTTCATGAACGAACTTGCCGGTCAATCAGATGGATGGGAAACAGTTAATCATAACTCAAGTAAATCCTGGGCAAGAGTTATGAAACTTTCAAAAATTGATACGATTCTCGGCCTTGAGAACCATATCCAATTAATACAAAATAATTACATTGATCTATTAAATGAAGTCACGAGCTTTAAAGAAACATATCCAGACTTACCGTGGGAATAAATTAAAAAAATTGATCGCATACTTCATCAAAAATGAAGTAACGACCAAAGGTCAACATTCTTTTTTTTCTTTGCCTTTATCATCAACAGAAACGCCCCTGTTAACAGGCGGTTTATCGAATTTTCCATAACCACGGTGCTTCTTACAGCCGGGAGCTTTTGACTGCTCCATCATAAGTTCATCCAGATCGTCATCAGAAAGTTCTTCATGTTCTTTTTCTGCCATCATCTCACCTTGATGAAAGGATCGTTCGCAATGAATTCAACATCGATCTTTAATAAGTCCTTCAAACGTTCACAGAGAGTTTCCATTGCAGGGTTCTCTGTTGCATAATGGGTCGCATCTACCAGTAGCAGGTCATCATAGCTGCGGAGAACATCGTGTTTCAGTTCAGCAGAAACATAAGCATCCACATCGTTGTCCCTTGCGATATCGAGATAGTCGTCCTTGAAACCACTGCCACCAAAGACCATTACTTTTTTAATGGTATCCTTTTCCCCAACATACTGAAGATGAGTGTTCAGACTTTTTGCCACATGATCGATGAACACATCCAGAGGGCATTCATCAATAGTACCTATCCGCCCCATACCTACCTCGTATACGTCGTTAAGACCCAGACGTTGAGCGAGCACATCGTTCACACCACCCTTTGCACTGTCATAGTTCGTATGCATCGAATAAAGGGATATTTCATTGTCAAATGCAATTTTCAGCAAGCCTGCAAGCTCTTTTGAGATAAGGTTCACAGAATGGAATATCAATGTGTGATGAGTGATGAGCATGTCTGCGCCTATCTGTGCTGCACGTTCCAGGACATATTCGGTAGGGTCAAGTGCAACTGCTATTCTTTTGATATCGTTGTCAAGGTCAAGTGTGAGACCTATACGATCAATATCGAAATCCTCTGCAAGTTCAGGAGGGGCGATCTCCTCAAGTGTTTCGACTACTTTTGATAGCTCCATGTTATATCAATAAAATTCTTGGAAATATCAAGTTATCGGAAAAACAAGAGTAAGTAAGATTAAAATATGTTAATTTTAAAATGATAAAACAATAAGATCCTGATCAAATCGATACATTTATAACCGTTATGTTCATTCATACATAACGCTTGCTTAGACTATGTTAAATTCGAATGTATGACCGCTAAAGGATGTAAACCGGCACATTTGGATAGCTGAATTCCACTAAGCTTTCCATTAGTAATGCCACTTGCCCGTTCATCTACTCCGTTAGAACAGCAGCAGTTATTGACCACAGTGGTCATACGATCGTATTTTTAACAGACATAATGTTAAATCTAAATTATGAAACAAAGGTGAAACCATGATCGAAGAATTCGAACATTACCTGCTTGAGGATTGCCCCTACGGAGATGAGACCACAGAACTGCTCGGTATCGAAGGAGAAGGAAGTCTCACAATAAGATCAAGAGACCCTGGTATTGCCTCCTGTGCAGATGATCTGGCAGAATTTTATGAGAAGAAAGGCTTGAAAGTGAACATGCATCTCGAAAACGGTAAAGAGTTTACAGAAAATGCCATTCTTTTTGAAGCCGAAGGCGACCTACGTAAACTTTTCAAGCTCTGGCGAATCTCACAGACCTTCCTCTCAATGACCTGTGCCATTGCAACAAAGACCCGAAAGATGGTCGATAAAGCAAGAGAAGTAAATCCCGATATCATGATAGCTACAAGCCGAAAAACCCACCCGGGTTTCCGAAAATACGAATTGCGATCCGTACATGCCGGCGGTGGTGACCACCATCGAAACTCCCTTAGCGACTCTATTCTGATAACACAAAATCATTTCAACGTAGTAGGTTCCTTCGATAAATTAAGAGCCATGAGAAAAATAGAGATAGAACCACGCACCAAAGAAGAAGTCTTTCAATACGCTCCCATAGCCGACATCCTATTACTCGACCACTACACCCCCGAAGAACTAAAAGAGGTCGCTCCAAAACTTAGACAAATCAATCCAAAGCTCGAACTTGCTGTAGGCGGTATTTCATTCGAAAACATCCCAAAATATGCAGCTTCAGTTGATTTTGTCGTTACAACGGCACCATTTTATGCAGAGCCTTTTGACCTTACAACTAATATAGAAAGGTTGTGAACGACGGATTTCCAAATCCCTAGGGAGTAAAGGAAATCTTTTTTTATTTTCGTCTTCGGTTGATACCCCGATAGCTCTTTATTTATCTTTCATGAATACTAATAAAATCAATTTACCACTTTTTATTGTTTAGAATAAATTTCCTCTAGAGTTACCCCTATTTTCATCTATACATCAAATTGTCTAATAACTACATAATTGTTGAATTTGAGTTATTCATTCCCATAATGTAGGCCAGGCAATTCTTTTCAAAAAGTTCATAATATCATGAAAATGCTTTTCGAAGAATTCAGACTGGTCATAGCTGAATTACGACTTCACATAAACATCCCTAAGGCTATGGAGAAGTTTGTGGAACTCTTCGTGTTTGCCTTCACCTATTTTCTCGATCTCAACGATCTCAAATGATTTCAACAGATCTACCTGAATCTCCTGAGCAAGATGTTCATCTGCCATGGGGAAAAGGTTATTTTCCTCTTTGTTGATGTGCTGGGTCAAAAGTTCAATATAATCCCTTGAACTCCGGACTATTGTTGATAGAGCTTCAGAGTCCATATTTCCGGAAACCGCTTCACTTATCATTCTGACATTTCGCCTTCCATGTTCATGTTCTTCCAGAAGGGAATCTATCATGTCTTCTGACCCAGGAATCTCTGCCTTTTTCATTGCAGGGAAAAGATATTCCTCTTCCTTTGTGTGGTGGCACTTGTCAACAAATACTTTCAAGAATTCAACGACGTTCCCGAGATGCTCATGTTTCACCTCTTTTCCGGACTCGAGATCTGTGCAGATTCCATCCAATATCTTCAGCATCAATGTGACAGCATGGTGCTCTTCTTTTAAATCATCAGTTGGTTTCATCTTATTCTCCTCTTATCTTTTTAGCAAGCTCTACATCCAGTTCCCTTACTTTATTGAGATCATTCTCTCTGCAAGACCTTTTTACGTCAACTGAACCCCGAACCCCTATTAATTATTGATAATACTTTTACTTACCATTTTTGCCATATGCATTCTGCCAGCAAAATAAGTAAATAATAAGTGATCATGCAATTATTGTAAGACAATTGGGGGTATTAAATGTCTAAACATGAAGAACTTGAACACAAAGAATTACTGGACAGTATGAGCGATAAACTTGGTTTCACTCCTCGCATCCTTGAAACCGTTGGGGACCTTGACCCGGATTTTTTAAAAAAATACAACCGTTGCAACCATAAGCTGTTGTCAGATGGTACTCTGCCAGCAAAAATGAAAATACTGATGGCTCTGGCAGTAGTTGCATCAAAACAGTGCGATAGGTGCACTGTTGTTCAAATGCAGAGTGCGCTCAAGAACGGTGCTACCAAGGAAGAGATCATGGAAACCATGGAAGTCATATACATCACATCTGGAGCTCCAGCTGTCGCATCCTGCAGGGAAGCTTTGAAACAGTTAAAATGACGACATGATGTTTTTTAGATAAACATCTGGGGGTAAAATGTGCCACTACATTGTGGTACACGAGATGGGCCTGTAATAAAATCTGCAAAAGATGCTTTTTACAGGTTTTCTTTTTACAAGTGTAGTTTCTATCCTAACGGATACAATACACTACTTGAGTGATATTTTCGGTCTGGTCTTTGGTTGTGGGTTTGATCGCTTCACACAAAAAACCAGACAAAATATGGAATGAGGTGTGACAATTGGAATATGAGAATGACTATCGCATGATCATTGAAAGTTCACCATTGGGCATCATTTACTTCGATGAGACTGGGATGATCACCTTCTGCAATGAAAAACTCACCAGTATTCTCAATATGCAGAAAATGGACATTTTCGGCTTGAACATGGCCGATATTTTCACAGATGAAGGCATGCAAAATATTATCGGAAAGACTTTTTTGGGAGAGTCTGCACATTATCAGGTTAATTTCCATCCCCCTGGAAAGGATGATGCAATAGAGATAGAGATATACTGCAGTCCTGGCATCTCAGGCCAGGGTTCACCTCATGGAACTGTTTGTATCCTGGAAGATGTCACTTCAAGAATAGAACTGGAAAATGCTCTGAAGCTTGACGAGTATCGTCTTGAAGCACTACTGGAGCTTGAACAAATGGCAGACGCTCCAATGCAGCAGATAGCTGATTTTGTGCATGAACAAGCCGTCAGGCTTACACAGAGCACGATCGGTTACATTGCATTTCTCAGCGAGGATGAGAGCCTCCTCACAATGCACACATGGTCCAACAGTGTGATGCAGAAATGTACTATCCCGGATAAGAAATTCGTATATCCTGTGAAAAATATCGGACTCTGGGGAGAGCCTATACGACAAAGGAAGCCAATTATAGTCAATGATTACCTTGCTCCCGACCCCCTCAAGAAAGGATTTCCACCCGGTCATGTGGAGATGTTTAACTACCTGACCATACCTGTGTTCGAAGGGGAAAGAATAGTTGCCACCGCAGGGGTAGGTAACAAAGATGAGGATTATGATAGATCAGACGTGCGACAGCTAACGTTGCTGATGCAAGGATTATGGAATCTCATGCAACGCAGAGAAGGTATCGAAAAACTCAGGGAACATACAGAGCAGTTAAAAGAGTCTAATGAGATGAAAGACCTTTTTACAGATATTTTGCGCCATGATCTACTCAATCCTGCAGGAGTCGTCAAAGGATATACCGACATCCTGCTTGAAAGTGAGGAAGATGAGGAAAAAATGAAGATCCTGCAGACCATCGACAGGAACAACGAAAAACTTATCGAGATGATCAGGAGTGCAGCCAGCTTTGCAAAACTGGACACCATTGAGAATATCGAGTTCAAGGACATGGATATTGCCCTGATGCTAAGGATGATCGTGGAAAGTCTCAAACTACAGATCGATGAAAGGGAAATGGACATCGAAGTAATGCCTGATGGTGCATATATGGCAAAGGTAAATCCCATGATAGAAGAGGTCTTTGTCAATTTCCTATCAAACGCCATAAAATATAGTCCCGAAAAAGAAAGAGTGATCATAGATATACTGGATTCCGATGACGAGTGGAAAGTAACTGTCACAGACTTTGGCTCTGGTATTGCAGATGAGGACAAGCCAAAGTTGTTCGAGCGTTTCAAGCGAGTGGACAAAAGTGGTGTCAAGGGTACAGGGCTCGGGCTTGCTATAGCAAAGAAGATAACCGAGCTGCACGGCGGACACATTGGAGTGGAAAACAATCCTGATGCAAAAGGCAGTGTTTTCTGGGTAACGATAAAGAAGGCATAAGACTCATTTATTCAGATAAAATATAAAGAAATGTATATGGCCTGCATAGAGAAAACTGGGAACTTTGTAGAGGTTCTTAATTCGTAACACATGCGTTAGGGACCTACTTTAAGACCATTTGCAGCTACTGCGAAAAGACACTCTTCCCGAACCCAAAGAAGTACGAATATCTTCAGTACATCGTAGATAATAAAATTCAGGCTTTTTGCAAGACCTGTGGTGGCTTCGATCCCAAGTAGATCGTAGGTGACCTTATCTGCTATCCACTGCATGGGATAGAACACGTCAACCATTGTCATTTCCTCCAGAGTAGATTGACAGGGAACAGCATCTTTGAATTATAAGATCGGATTGCATCTGTCATGTATCTTATAACATCACTTTTCAGTGGATGCATTATATTTTAACATTCTTTTCGTTTTCACAGAGAGCGAACAGAAAAGCTTGACACACTTTTCCAGACTCTCTGAGATCACCGAATCCTCGACATCCAGATTTCTTGTCTTCTTCACACCAAGTTCAGTGACAACTATATCATCCGGTGATCTATTTTTTAACATTGTCCACACTGGGAACTCTGCCGGCGATCATTGCCTCGCCGTCAATGACAAGCCCGGGAGTTATCATTACTCCATAGGAAAGAATGGTCTCATAATCTTCAACCTTGACAACCTCCGCCTGGAGCCCGCTTTCCTGAAGAGCTTTTTCAACTATCTCTTTTGCCTTAATACACTTTGCACATCCCGTACCGAGTATTTCTATTTTCATACGATCACATCCTGTCTTTATCATACAACGATCTTTGTCACTTGAGCAGCTTCAAGGGATTTCAAATAATATTGAAACTTTCTATTTCAAATAATGTCGAAATTTATATTTATAGAGATTAGTTTCAAATTAAGTTGAAATGGAGTATAAGCATCATACTGGTAAAGTATTCTAGATAATCTCGGTTACAACTCTCTGAAATAGAATATCTCATCAATTGGAAACCATTTATTTCAATTATGGCAGAAATGTACAAGCAAAACAGAGTAAGGTGGCAGACCAAACCTTGATGAGATCGTCATGTTCAAGATGTTAGTATTGCAACAATTTATGGTTTATCTGGCCCCACTAACTTGAAAAGAAAGCTCTTGACAGAATTTGCTTTAGGAAATTCTTAGGTCATGGGGTCAATATGCGTGTTGATAGAATAAACTATAAATGAAGGATGGCAGATTCGCTGCTTCCAGCATGCTTATTTAGTCATATTTTGACTATATATCCCAAAGTTCGAACACTTAAGGTCAAT includes:
- a CDS encoding thioredoxin family protein, which encodes MKIEILGTGCAKCIKAKEIVEKALQESGLQAEVVKVEDYETILSYGVMITPGLVIDGEAMIAGRVPSVDNVKK